The Streptomyces sp. NBC_01197 genome window below encodes:
- a CDS encoding DUF742 domain-containing protein, with protein sequence MNSPPHRRERRKAEPDSGDPERLYVITGGPDGGERAPLDLVTIVVSRAEPSPTVQPEQAAIVRLCKSPLSVAEISAYLRLPFSVVTALLTDLLAAELVESRAPIVRAALPDRALLEAVMHGLQKL encoded by the coding sequence ATGAATTCCCCGCCGCACCGCAGAGAACGCCGGAAGGCGGAGCCGGACTCGGGGGACCCGGAACGGCTCTATGTGATCACCGGCGGGCCGGACGGCGGCGAACGGGCTCCGCTCGACCTGGTCACCATCGTGGTGTCCCGGGCCGAGCCGTCCCCGACCGTCCAGCCGGAACAGGCCGCGATCGTACGGCTGTGCAAGTCGCCGCTGTCCGTGGCCGAGATCTCCGCCTATCTGCGCCTGCCGTTCAGCGTGGTGACCGCGCTGCTGACCGATCTCCTCGCGGCCGAACTGGTCGAGTCGCGCGCGCCCATCGTCCGCGCCGCGCTGCCGGACCGGGCCCTTCTCGAAGCGGTGATGCATGGACTCCAGAAGCTCTGA
- a CDS encoding TetR/AcrR family transcriptional regulator produces the protein MSSQDSATPSSRSKITPEREQEFYEAVLDLLREGGYDSLTMEGVASRSRCGKSTLYRQWGSKPQLVACALRGTRAGNLTSIDTGTLAGDLRATAKSLGAHSGRDTPLMHALSHAAMQNPELLEALREGLVEPAAAAINAMVTRAVGRGEVAADNPALEFVAPQLLVAMRIRPMLEGNYGDAEYLSRFIEGAVLPALGLAGSGEREALKAPDPASPA, from the coding sequence ATGTCGTCCCAGGATTCCGCGACGCCGTCCTCGCGCTCCAAGATCACACCGGAGCGTGAGCAGGAGTTCTACGAGGCGGTACTGGACCTTCTCCGTGAGGGCGGCTACGACTCGCTGACGATGGAGGGCGTCGCGTCCCGGTCGCGCTGCGGCAAGTCCACGCTCTACCGGCAGTGGGGGAGCAAGCCGCAGCTGGTGGCCTGCGCCCTGCGCGGCACCCGCGCCGGGAACCTCACCAGCATCGACACCGGTACGCTCGCGGGAGACCTGCGGGCGACCGCGAAGTCGCTGGGGGCGCACTCGGGGCGCGATACCCCGCTGATGCACGCGCTCAGCCACGCGGCCATGCAGAACCCGGAGCTCCTTGAGGCGCTGCGCGAAGGGCTGGTCGAGCCGGCAGCGGCTGCGATCAACGCGATGGTCACCCGTGCGGTGGGCCGGGGTGAGGTCGCGGCGGACAACCCGGCGCTGGAGTTCGTAGCGCCGCAGCTGCTGGTCGCGATGCGGATCCGGCCGATGCTGGAGGGCAACTACGGTGATGCGGAGTACCTCAGCCGCTTCATCGAGGGGGCGGTGCTTCCCGCACTGGGACTGGCGGGCTCCGGTGAGCGCGAGGCCCTGAAGGCGCCGGATCCCGCGAGTCCGGCCTGA
- a CDS encoding YciI family protein, translated as MFVLELTYTGPIERVDELLGEHVVWLNASYAAGVFIASGRKNPRDGGIILAVGEDRASMEKLTATDPFVLAGVCTYRITEFIATKTAPELDAFRQEL; from the coding sequence ATGTTCGTACTGGAATTGACCTACACCGGCCCCATCGAGCGCGTGGACGAGCTGCTCGGCGAGCATGTCGTCTGGCTGAACGCCTCGTACGCGGCAGGCGTCTTCATCGCGTCGGGCCGCAAGAATCCACGCGACGGCGGGATCATCCTCGCGGTCGGCGAGGACCGCGCATCGATGGAGAAGCTCACCGCGACGGACCCGTTCGTCCTCGCGGGCGTCTGCACGTACCGGATCACCGAGTTCATCGCAACGAAGACGGCACCCGAACTCGACGCGTTCCGCCAGGAGTTGTAG
- a CDS encoding GTP-binding protein produces MDSRSSDTIAGPRREDVLPDTATAAVKIVIVGGFGVGKTTMVRSVSEIRPLTTEETMTQAGVGVDDNSGVESKTATTVAMDFGRISISEQLVLYLFGTPGQERFWFLWNGLFEGALGAVVLVDTRRLEVSFDVIGRLEERGVPFIVAINTFPDAPRHRLEALRTALDLPDEIPIVDCDARQRASSRDTLMALMRYLHSLAMRRAQSFS; encoded by the coding sequence ATGGACTCCAGAAGCTCTGACACGATCGCAGGCCCCAGGAGGGAAGACGTACTGCCCGACACGGCCACCGCCGCGGTCAAGATCGTGATCGTGGGCGGGTTCGGGGTCGGCAAGACGACGATGGTGCGTTCGGTGAGCGAGATCCGCCCGCTGACCACCGAGGAGACGATGACCCAGGCCGGGGTCGGAGTCGACGACAACTCCGGTGTGGAGAGCAAGACCGCCACCACCGTGGCGATGGACTTCGGCCGGATCAGCATCAGCGAACAACTCGTGCTCTACCTCTTCGGCACCCCCGGCCAGGAGCGCTTCTGGTTCCTGTGGAACGGCCTCTTCGAGGGCGCGCTCGGCGCCGTCGTACTGGTCGACACCCGCAGGCTGGAGGTCAGCTTCGACGTGATCGGCAGGCTGGAGGAGCGCGGCGTGCCGTTCATCGTCGCCATCAACACCTTCCCGGACGCGCCCCGCCACCGCCTGGAGGCGCTGCGGACCGCGCTCGACCTGCCCGACGAGATCCCGATCGTGGACTGCGACGCGCGCCAACGCGCCTCCAGCCGCGACACCCTGATGGCCCTCATGCGCTATCTGCACTCCCTCGCCATGCGACGCGCCCAGAGCTTTTCGTGA
- a CDS encoding cytochrome P450 yields MTTPFDHQPGTGAAVPPPQCPAHGLGPGGLRRLYGTEAEQDPMGLYEKLRAEHGPVAPVLLHGDVPAWLVLGHSENLYMTRTPSLFSRDSRRWRAVQDGTVAPDHPLAPVFTWQPICVFADGAEHERLRGAVTDAMSHIDTRSTRRFINRYSNRLVNDFCQDGKADLVSRFAEHLPMMVMCQILGMPEEYSERLVQAARDMIKGTETAIVSNAYVMAALNRLVAQRRSAPREDFASRLITHPAGLTDDEVSQHMRLVLIAAYETTANLIANVLRMVLTDPRFRAQLSGGHMTVPEAVEQTLWDEPPFTTILGRWAVGDTELGGQQIKGGDALVVGIAAANIDPVVRPDPNASMQGNRAHLAFSGGAHECPGQDIGRAIADVGVDALLMRLPDVELALEEHELSWTGSLMSRHLDQLPVTFAPRPPQDIMVAPSPAAMPPPRTDWEVTSHAPAAPPVVPRPAPPAQAPPVPAPEPAAAVPAQRGSAPKRLWRAMTSWWRGY; encoded by the coding sequence GTGACAACCCCCTTCGACCACCAGCCCGGCACCGGCGCGGCAGTCCCGCCGCCGCAGTGCCCGGCCCACGGGCTCGGGCCCGGCGGGCTGCGGCGGCTGTACGGGACCGAGGCAGAGCAGGACCCGATGGGCCTGTACGAGAAGCTGCGCGCCGAGCACGGCCCGGTGGCGCCCGTGCTGCTGCACGGTGACGTCCCTGCCTGGCTGGTGCTCGGCCACAGCGAGAACCTGTACATGACCCGTACGCCCTCGCTCTTCTCGCGTGACTCCCGCCGCTGGCGCGCCGTCCAGGACGGCACCGTGGCCCCCGACCACCCGCTCGCGCCGGTCTTCACCTGGCAACCGATCTGCGTCTTCGCCGACGGCGCGGAACACGAGCGGCTGCGCGGCGCGGTCACCGACGCGATGTCGCACATCGACACCCGCAGTACCCGCCGCTTCATCAACCGCTACAGCAACCGGCTGGTCAACGACTTCTGCCAGGACGGCAAGGCCGACCTCGTCAGCCGGTTCGCCGAACATCTGCCGATGATGGTGATGTGCCAGATCCTCGGGATGCCCGAGGAGTACAGCGAACGGCTGGTGCAGGCCGCCCGCGACATGATCAAGGGCACCGAGACCGCCATCGTGAGCAACGCCTATGTGATGGCCGCGCTCAACCGGCTGGTGGCCCAGCGCAGATCAGCACCGCGGGAGGACTTCGCGAGCCGGCTGATCACGCACCCCGCCGGGCTCACCGACGACGAGGTGAGCCAGCACATGAGGCTGGTGCTCATCGCCGCCTACGAGACCACCGCGAACCTGATCGCCAACGTGCTGCGCATGGTCCTCACCGACCCGCGGTTCAGGGCCCAGTTGAGCGGTGGCCATATGACGGTGCCCGAGGCAGTCGAGCAGACGCTGTGGGACGAACCGCCCTTCACCACGATCCTCGGCCGCTGGGCGGTCGGTGACACCGAGCTGGGGGGTCAGCAGATCAAGGGGGGCGACGCCCTCGTGGTCGGGATCGCCGCCGCCAACATCGACCCGGTCGTCCGCCCCGACCCGAACGCCTCCATGCAGGGCAACCGGGCCCACCTCGCCTTCAGCGGTGGTGCGCACGAGTGTCCCGGGCAGGACATCGGGCGCGCCATCGCCGACGTCGGCGTCGACGCGCTGCTGATGCGGCTCCCCGATGTGGAACTGGCCCTGGAGGAGCACGAACTGAGCTGGACCGGTTCGCTGATGTCCCGTCACCTGGACCAGCTGCCCGTGACGTTCGCGCCACGGCCGCCCCAGGACATCATGGTGGCGCCGTCCCCTGCGGCGATGCCGCCGCCCCGGACCGACTGGGAGGTCACCTCGCACGCACCCGCCGCGCCCCCCGTCGTTCCGCGGCCCGCTCCGCCGGCCCAGGCGCCGCCCGTACCGGCGCCGGAGCCCGCAGCGGCGGTACCGGCCCAGCGCGGCTCGGCACCGAAGCGGCTCTGGCGGGCGATGACCAGCTGGTGGCGCGGCTACTGA
- a CDS encoding terpene synthase family protein — translation MTIAPQQRLVQQLPAAPFYCPVPPGSHPAAASLNEATVRWMLQQDMDTDEQQRRRLTLCDFGGLTASTMPYGWIEPLTLMARLHAVLFSLDDGLCDESYATAGLLAQETGRIMRAVEAPYAAPAPGESARTAALRSIRIDLARHATPVQLRRWTEAMRVYTSGLVWEASWRTSPGLPSLDDYVTLWMRAIGMAPSTAMIEITGGLTLTDEELEDPRIRALTEIAWTLVSWDNDLYSRNKEILRADDDLNLIDVLAQEYGIDALRAQQEAVVMRDRVMVLFMRLRERALRDAGPQLRQYVDGLGQFVRGHLDWASVCPRYTVPGAPSTGPDGWWKRLPAVVDQDPLPLPSVSWWWDQLDDGQ, via the coding sequence ATGACCATCGCCCCGCAGCAGCGGCTGGTTCAGCAGCTCCCAGCAGCGCCTTTCTACTGCCCGGTGCCGCCCGGCTCACACCCCGCGGCGGCCTCGCTCAACGAGGCGACCGTACGGTGGATGCTGCAGCAGGACATGGACACCGACGAGCAGCAGCGGCGCCGTCTCACCCTCTGCGACTTCGGCGGCCTCACCGCATCGACCATGCCGTACGGATGGATCGAGCCACTGACCCTGATGGCCCGGCTGCACGCCGTGCTGTTCTCGCTCGACGACGGACTGTGCGACGAGTCCTACGCCACCGCCGGTCTGCTCGCCCAGGAGACCGGCCGCATCATGCGCGCCGTCGAGGCCCCGTACGCGGCCCCCGCGCCCGGCGAGTCCGCGCGCACGGCCGCGCTCCGGTCGATCAGGATCGACCTCGCCCGCCATGCGACGCCGGTGCAGCTGCGCCGCTGGACCGAGGCCATGCGCGTCTACACCTCCGGGCTCGTCTGGGAGGCGTCCTGGCGCACCAGCCCGGGCCTCCCCTCGCTGGACGACTACGTCACCCTCTGGATGCGTGCCATAGGGATGGCCCCCTCCACCGCGATGATCGAGATCACCGGAGGGCTGACGCTCACCGACGAGGAACTGGAAGATCCCCGGATACGCGCGCTGACCGAGATCGCCTGGACGCTGGTCAGCTGGGACAACGACCTCTACTCCCGCAACAAGGAAATCCTGCGCGCCGACGACGATCTGAACCTGATCGACGTACTGGCCCAGGAGTACGGCATCGACGCGCTCCGCGCCCAGCAGGAGGCCGTGGTGATGCGCGACCGGGTGATGGTGCTCTTCATGCGGCTGCGGGAGCGCGCGCTCCGGGACGCCGGGCCCCAACTCCGGCAGTACGTCGACGGGTTGGGCCAGTTCGTGCGCGGCCATCTGGACTGGGCCTCGGTCTGCCCCCGGTACACCGTGCCGGGCGCCCCCTCCACCGGCCCTGACGGCTGGTGGAAGCGGCTCCCGGCCGTGGTGGACCAGGACCCGCTTCCACTGCCGTCCGTCTCCTGGTGGTGGGACCAGCTCGACGACGGTCAGTAG
- a CDS encoding YchJ family protein, which produces MSRRTPRPQRPQQPRRSQRSRPAADAPCPCGLPAPYGECCGRFHSGLSAAPTAEALMRSRFSAFAVEDAAYLLRSWHPETRPPRVDFDAGQRWQGLEILATTGGTAFHTTGTVTFRAHYTFRGEPGELREHSRFERFEGAWVYVDGSVEGDGPFVEGDGVMDGDGGAAR; this is translated from the coding sequence ATGTCCCGACGTACCCCCCGGCCGCAGCGTCCCCAGCAGCCCCGCCGGTCCCAGCGGAGCCGGCCCGCCGCCGACGCGCCCTGCCCCTGCGGTCTCCCCGCCCCGTACGGCGAGTGCTGCGGCCGCTTCCACAGCGGGCTGTCCGCCGCGCCCACCGCCGAGGCCCTGATGCGCTCCCGGTTCAGTGCTTTCGCCGTCGAGGACGCCGCGTATCTGCTGCGCAGCTGGCACCCGGAAACAAGGCCGCCCCGCGTCGACTTCGACGCGGGGCAGCGCTGGCAGGGCCTGGAGATCCTCGCGACCACCGGGGGCACCGCCTTCCACACCACGGGCACGGTCACCTTCCGCGCCCACTACACCTTTCGGGGGGAGCCCGGCGAGCTTCGCGAGCACAGCCGGTTCGAGAGGTTCGAGGGCGCCTGGGTGTACGTCGACGGGTCCGTGGAGGGGGACGGGCCCTTCGTGGAGGGGGACGGTGTCATGGACGGAGACGGCGGAGCGGCGCGGTGA
- a CDS encoding ATP-binding protein — MVRVEAPPTDRTAPLVRALLLSVVMTSAATAVGAVAVDRAARIPLVWAGVLATVVIAVLVTALVRRASATRTLHRAYGERLAFLEQRLAAHDAETVRLAKELMPAAIHRLKHGESPLEVMRILVDNSEMYRDLPSAQREILASLLKIVDDEESQREGAQFAFVGIARRVQAIVHQQAAELREMEEDHGRQPEVFDDLLRLDHGNALIGRLADSISVLGGARPGRQWPKPVPLFSVLRGAMSRILEYPRVDLHSIAKVAIVGPAVEPLIHAVAELLDNATRYSPPQTRVHVTAVEVQTGIAIEIEDGGVSLSEEARKRAEGMLIKAQAGADLNNLGESPRLGMAVVGRLSQMYNLKVALRQSAYGGVRAVLIVPREMITTGPAPGIAHGIGAAGQPRTGADTDIGAFADRVPSRAPRKVPAPKRPAPAALSMEDDVPVVTEWTPNGLPQRRSRLRSSFGSEQAAVPAPAPEPDPYTPRAPEATQQPEKEEPQPGIWLEAFTKAANGVPQERSAVGESGEPWDKGDLA; from the coding sequence ATGGTTCGCGTTGAGGCGCCTCCAACCGATCGGACAGCGCCACTGGTTCGTGCGCTGCTGCTCTCCGTCGTCATGACGTCGGCAGCGACAGCCGTCGGCGCGGTCGCGGTGGACCGGGCCGCCCGGATACCCCTTGTCTGGGCCGGCGTACTGGCCACCGTCGTCATCGCCGTACTCGTCACCGCACTCGTCCGCCGCGCCTCCGCGACCCGCACGCTCCACCGGGCCTACGGCGAGCGGCTGGCGTTCCTGGAACAGCGGCTCGCCGCGCACGACGCGGAGACCGTGCGGCTCGCCAAGGAACTGATGCCGGCCGCGATCCACCGGCTCAAGCACGGTGAGTCGCCCCTTGAGGTCATGCGCATCCTCGTCGACAACAGCGAGATGTACCGCGACCTCCCCTCCGCGCAGCGCGAGATCCTCGCCTCACTGCTGAAGATCGTCGACGACGAGGAGTCGCAGCGGGAGGGCGCGCAGTTCGCGTTCGTCGGCATCGCCCGCCGCGTCCAGGCCATCGTCCACCAACAGGCGGCGGAGCTGCGGGAGATGGAGGAGGACCACGGCCGCCAGCCGGAGGTCTTCGACGACCTGCTCCGGCTCGACCACGGCAACGCGCTCATCGGCCGTCTCGCCGACAGTATCTCCGTACTCGGCGGCGCCCGGCCGGGCCGCCAGTGGCCCAAGCCCGTACCGCTGTTCAGCGTGTTGCGCGGCGCGATGTCCCGCATCCTGGAGTACCCGCGGGTCGATCTTCACTCCATCGCCAAGGTCGCCATCGTGGGCCCGGCCGTCGAGCCGTTGATCCACGCCGTCGCCGAACTCCTCGACAACGCGACCCGCTACTCGCCGCCGCAGACCCGCGTCCATGTCACCGCGGTCGAGGTGCAGACCGGGATCGCCATCGAGATCGAGGACGGCGGGGTCAGCCTCAGCGAGGAGGCCCGCAAGCGGGCCGAAGGCATGCTGATCAAGGCGCAGGCCGGCGCCGACCTGAACAACCTGGGCGAGTCGCCCCGGCTCGGTATGGCCGTCGTCGGACGGCTGAGCCAGATGTACAACCTCAAGGTGGCGCTGCGTCAGTCGGCGTACGGCGGCGTCCGGGCGGTGCTGATCGTGCCCCGCGAGATGATCACCACAGGCCCCGCCCCCGGGATCGCACACGGAATCGGTGCGGCCGGACAGCCCCGCACCGGAGCGGACACTGACATCGGCGCGTTCGCCGACCGCGTCCCCTCCAGGGCGCCGCGCAAGGTCCCCGCGCCGAAGCGGCCCGCCCCGGCGGCGCTGTCGATGGAGGACGACGTACCGGTGGTGACCGAGTGGACCCCGAACGGACTGCCGCAGCGCCGCAGCCGGCTCCGTTCGTCCTTCGGCTCCGAGCAGGCCGCGGTGCCCGCCCCGGCGCCTGAGCCCGATCCGTACACGCCCCGCGCGCCCGAAGCGACGCAGCAACCGGAGAAGGAGGAGCCCCAGCCGGGAATCTGGCTGGAGGCCTTCACGAAGGCGGCCAACGGAGTGCCGCAGGAGCGGTCGGCCGTCGGAGAGTCCGGCGAACCGTGGGACAAGGGGGACCTCGCGTGA
- a CDS encoding ribonuclease domain-containing protein, with protein sequence MRITLRALRTRAAAVGIATAIVVTPTVFLATEAHATVSGTICYGALPSQAHDTLDLIKTNGPFPYSQDGVVFQNREGVLPSQSTGYYHEYTVKTPGSPTRGARRIITGEKTAEDYYTADHYVTFKQVDFTC encoded by the coding sequence ATGCGAATCACTCTACGCGCGTTGCGCACCCGTGCTGCCGCCGTCGGCATCGCCACCGCGATCGTCGTCACGCCTACCGTGTTCCTCGCGACCGAAGCCCACGCCACCGTGAGCGGCACCATCTGTTACGGCGCCCTCCCCTCCCAGGCACACGACACGCTGGACCTCATCAAGACCAACGGCCCGTTCCCGTACTCGCAGGACGGGGTCGTCTTCCAGAACCGGGAGGGCGTACTGCCGTCGCAGTCCACCGGCTACTACCACGAGTACACGGTGAAGACCCCGGGCAGCCCGACCCGCGGGGCCCGGCGCATCATCACGGGCGAGAAGACCGCCGAGGACTACTACACCGCCGATCACTACGTCACGTTCAAGCAGGTCGACTTCACCTGCTGA
- a CDS encoding roadblock/LC7 domain-containing protein, with amino-acid sequence MIQQLGSMDWMLKELAEGVPGIQQIVVLSADGLRIARHGGDPDGADRLAAACAGLQSLAAAVATEIPDSDGRMRLVVIEITGGFFYLMAAGTGSYLAVLTDERVEAGLVGAQMRDMVVRIGAHLASPPRHDGKAG; translated from the coding sequence GTGATTCAGCAACTGGGCAGCATGGACTGGATGCTCAAGGAGCTGGCCGAGGGGGTTCCCGGTATCCAGCAGATCGTGGTGCTCTCCGCGGACGGTCTGCGGATCGCCCGGCACGGCGGCGACCCGGACGGCGCGGACCGGCTCGCCGCGGCCTGCGCCGGACTCCAGAGTCTGGCGGCAGCGGTAGCCACCGAGATCCCGGACAGCGACGGGAGAATGCGGCTGGTCGTCATCGAGATCACCGGCGGGTTCTTCTATCTGATGGCCGCGGGCACCGGCTCCTATCTGGCTGTCCTCACCGACGAACGGGTCGAAGCCGGCCTGGTCGGTGCGCAGATGCGCGACATGGTGGTACGGATCGGAGCCCATCTGGCCAGCCCGCCGCGGCACGACGGGAAGGCCGGATGA
- the tdh gene encoding L-threonine 3-dehydrogenase, producing the protein MKALVKQHAEPGLWLLDVPEPEAGPGDVLIKVARTGICGTDLHIRAWDGWAQQAVGTPLILGHEFVGEVAEVGADVTDIAVGDLVSGEGHLVCGKCRNCLAGRRHLCRSTVGLGVGRNGAFAEYVVLPASNVWVHRTKVDLDVAAIFDPFGNAVHTALSFPLVGEDVLITGAGPIGIMAAAVAKHAGARNVVITDVSPYRLDLARKAGATLALNVAESGIADAQRSLGLREGFDIGLEMSGRPEAMRDMVDNMTHGGRIAMLGLPAEEFAVDWAKIVTSMITVKGIYGREMFETWYAMTVLLEGGLDLSPVITGKYACQDFDAAFDEAAGGHCGKIILDWTA; encoded by the coding sequence ATGAAGGCCCTTGTCAAGCAGCATGCCGAGCCCGGGCTGTGGCTCCTGGACGTTCCCGAGCCCGAGGCCGGACCCGGCGACGTACTGATCAAGGTGGCGCGCACCGGCATCTGCGGTACGGACCTGCACATCCGCGCCTGGGACGGCTGGGCGCAGCAGGCCGTCGGGACACCGCTGATCCTCGGCCATGAGTTCGTCGGCGAGGTGGCCGAGGTCGGCGCCGACGTCACCGACATCGCCGTCGGCGACCTGGTCAGCGGCGAGGGCCACCTGGTCTGCGGCAAGTGCCGCAACTGTCTCGCGGGGCGCCGGCATCTGTGCCGCTCCACGGTGGGCCTCGGTGTCGGTCGCAACGGCGCGTTCGCCGAGTACGTGGTGCTCCCCGCCTCGAACGTCTGGGTGCACCGCACCAAGGTCGACCTCGATGTCGCCGCGATCTTCGACCCGTTCGGCAACGCCGTCCACACCGCGCTCTCCTTCCCGCTGGTCGGCGAGGACGTGCTCATCACCGGCGCGGGCCCGATCGGCATCATGGCGGCGGCCGTGGCGAAGCACGCCGGAGCGCGCAACGTCGTGATCACCGATGTCAGCCCCTACCGCCTGGACCTGGCCCGCAAGGCCGGTGCGACCCTCGCGCTCAACGTCGCCGAGAGCGGCATCGCCGACGCGCAGCGCAGCCTGGGCCTCAGGGAGGGCTTCGATATCGGCCTGGAGATGTCCGGGCGGCCCGAGGCCATGCGCGACATGGTGGACAACATGACCCACGGCGGCCGTATCGCGATGCTGGGGCTGCCCGCCGAGGAGTTCGCCGTCGACTGGGCGAAGATCGTCACCTCGATGATCACGGTCAAGGGCATCTACGGCCGGGAGATGTTCGAGACCTGGTACGCGATGACGGTGCTGCTCGAAGGCGGTCTCGACCTCTCCCCGGTGATCACGGGCAAGTACGCCTGCCAGGACTTCGACGCGGCCTTCGACGAGGCCGCCGGCGGCCACTGCGGCAAGATCATTCTCGACTGGACGGCCTGA
- a CDS encoding DMT family transporter, producing the protein MNATLAAVALSLLSAVGYATAAVAQERLASRTRPGSGLLRLLGHGAWWWAVGLNAAAALLHVAALKYGSLTLVQPLGALTLVAAVPLGARLAGRRVARTEWRGTVLTLLGLAALLLAAGGTPPHETLSLPEALGIAAVAVLLVAALVRRAGRSGARPGLRFATASGLVSGVASALTQTVTVSVTDHTHGPVISWGTAVVALLVAAFAVGGLLLSQTAYRGGLGAPLAMVTLANPVAASAIGLALLGERLQGGAVGVLLAAVGAVAAARGVVLLTRATTTLAAAQPPAAPPPPTSAEPTAFPGTAAGVEPPVSPRPSAPAGPPALLPPTARAELPTTVKLRRPQAPPTSSAPPPPHSVPRSAAPAPDRAPASAPLLH; encoded by the coding sequence ATGAACGCCACTCTGGCCGCCGTCGCCCTCTCACTCCTCTCCGCCGTCGGCTATGCCACGGCCGCGGTCGCGCAGGAGCGCCTCGCATCCCGTACCCGGCCGGGCTCCGGGCTCCTGCGGCTGCTCGGACACGGTGCCTGGTGGTGGGCGGTCGGCCTCAACGCGGCAGCGGCCCTGCTGCATGTGGCGGCGCTGAAGTACGGGTCACTCACCCTCGTACAGCCGCTCGGGGCGCTCACCCTGGTCGCGGCCGTCCCGCTGGGCGCACGGCTCGCCGGGCGCCGGGTCGCCAGGACCGAGTGGCGGGGCACCGTCCTCACACTTCTCGGCCTGGCGGCGCTGCTGCTGGCCGCAGGGGGCACGCCTCCGCACGAGACGCTCTCATTGCCCGAGGCGCTGGGTATCGCGGCGGTGGCTGTCCTGCTGGTCGCCGCACTCGTACGGCGTGCGGGCAGGTCCGGCGCACGCCCCGGGCTGCGGTTCGCCACCGCGTCCGGGCTCGTATCGGGCGTCGCGTCGGCGCTCACCCAGACCGTGACGGTCTCGGTCACCGACCACACCCACGGCCCGGTGATCAGCTGGGGGACGGCCGTCGTGGCGCTGCTCGTCGCGGCCTTCGCGGTGGGCGGGCTGCTGCTCTCGCAGACCGCGTACCGGGGCGGCCTCGGCGCCCCGCTCGCCATGGTCACGCTCGCCAACCCCGTCGCCGCTTCGGCGATCGGCCTGGCCCTGCTGGGCGAACGCCTCCAGGGCGGCGCTGTCGGCGTGCTGCTCGCCGCCGTGGGAGCCGTGGCCGCCGCCCGGGGCGTGGTCCTCCTCACCCGGGCGACCACGACACTGGCGGCGGCTCAGCCACCGGCCGCGCCGCCGCCACCCACCTCAGCGGAGCCGACGGCCTTCCCGGGCACAGCCGCCGGAGTCGAGCCGCCGGTCTCTCCACGGCCATCCGCCCCAGCCGGGCCGCCCGCCCTTCTGCCGCCGACCGCCAGGGCCGAGCTGCCCACCACCGTCAAGCTCCGGCGGCCGCAGGCCCCGCCCACCTCGTCTGCCCCACCCCCGCCGCACTCCGTACCTCGATCAGCAGCGCCTGCCCCGGATCGAGCACCGGCATCGGCACCCCTGCTCCACTGA